In the Mycoplasmoides gallisepticum genome, one interval contains:
- a CDS encoding flavodoxin domain-containing protein — protein sequence MKKIVIVYGTNLGTTELIAKKIEAEIKYPTTLIDVTKTNVDFINEFDVIIFGTSTWGTGDILDVWLEFDFKRLEVENKTFLLFGCGDCQTYPYTFCDGMGRLFEILNRKKATIIGATEIKEYEYDFEESRALYKNKVVGLMIDQDSQPEKTDFRIKKWTTWINEKLSTIL from the coding sequence ATGAAAAAGATCGTAATTGTTTATGGCACTAATCTTGGCACGACTGAATTAATTGCCAAAAAGATTGAAGCTGAGATCAAATACCCAACAACACTTATTGATGTAACTAAGACAAATGTTGATTTTATTAACGAGTTTGATGTAATCATCTTTGGAACATCAACATGAGGAACTGGTGATATCTTAGACGTTTGATTAGAATTTGATTTCAAACGTCTAGAAGTTGAGAATAAAACGTTCTTATTGTTTGGTTGTGGTGATTGTCAAACTTATCCTTACACCTTTTGTGATGGAATGGGCAGACTGTTTGAGATCTTAAATCGCAAAAAAGCAACTATTATAGGTGCAACTGAGATCAAAGAATATGAGTATGATTTCGAAGAGTCAAGAGCACTTTATAAAAACAAAGTCGTAGGACTGATGATCGATCAGGATTCTCAACCAGAAAAAACCGATTTTAGAATCAAAAAATGAACGACTTGGATCAACGAAAAGTTAAGTACAATATTATAA
- a CDS encoding fibronectin-binding protein: protein MDNNQNNFNQPGQQGFDQYQQQSGALVSYGYDANGNPVSDPSLAVYDANGMLINQNQYDQNQQQEYDQYGNPVGMLSGNVYSQENDPYYQQYNQQQNQGYEQQYDEYGNPIGLLPGSENQQNNQQQYDQYGNPIGMLPGGTNDQAYDPNQMQYDQYGNPVGMLAGVNANDQGYDYNQMQYDEYGNPVGMLPGGNANDQGYDYNQMQYDEYGNPPALYDNNQQDYYGYDQNQQYDQANNQLAVVDENYEQEQQVESNEEPAHEQDLREFLNNNSDTELVSYYEEEEDEKKPRNKKKQRQTAQARGLLPELATVNQPDQTPITPHLEAPVHYDENEELSTDDLSDDINLDQNQAVHHDAEDDVINIPIEDIESALLPKFEEIQRHNLEEIQKVKLEAAENFKVLQRANEELKSSNNELKTTNQQLKTSNEALEDSNKRIESQLQALLDSINDIKSKNNQPSQEEVDSRSKLEQRLEELAYKLDQTKEIIDETSESSRESFQQSKDQLIENFEKKIELLTEKLNQTQEPFNQSQEAKQQQDKEFAQKIERIIEQTKEANDSLQNRVKESSLDMESKLENKFESFADKLTEITSKKISEKMTEQQASKKEEIDSLQSSFQKALSEVVSKVENYANQSQLQSQHLNQTLSYHQQQINNSLRQSAQMAQMAQMQHMMPQQMLMGMNNPYGFNHHTMMPPVHQYQQLPPPPPVQAPAQQLLPTINNPLQLPNENPTLFEKLMLANMFKQTINPPQPQPQALPQPHPQPQQLPPQILALPPTVVQQPNYLVPQPPRQPDYYSNRLNERMMLDDAYNAGYDEAVYELENQYYPPAYEYPEYEEIQPSFRRRGGRAKFDPYNNR from the coding sequence ATGGATAACAATCAAAACAATTTTAATCAACCTGGACAACAAGGATTTGATCAATACCAACAACAATCAGGAGCATTAGTATCTTATGGATATGATGCTAATGGTAATCCAGTGAGTGATCCTTCATTAGCAGTATATGATGCTAATGGAATGTTAATTAATCAAAACCAGTACGATCAAAATCAACAACAAGAATACGACCAATATGGCAATCCTGTTGGGATGTTGTCAGGTAATGTTTATTCACAAGAAAACGATCCTTATTACCAACAATACAACCAACAACAAAATCAGGGTTATGAACAACAATACGATGAGTATGGTAACCCAATTGGTTTATTACCTGGTAGTGAAAATCAACAAAATAACCAACAACAATACGATCAGTATGGTAATCCGATCGGTATGCTTCCAGGTGGAACAAACGATCAAGCGTATGATCCAAACCAAATGCAATATGACCAGTACGGTAATCCAGTAGGAATGTTAGCTGGTGTTAATGCTAATGATCAAGGTTATGATTACAACCAAATGCAATATGATGAATACGGTAACCCTGTTGGAATGTTACCTGGTGGTAATGCAAATGATCAAGGTTATGACTACAACCAAATGCAATATGATGAATATGGTAATCCACCAGCATTGTATGATAACAATCAACAAGACTATTATGGATATGATCAAAATCAGCAATACGATCAAGCTAATAACCAACTTGCTGTTGTTGATGAAAACTATGAACAAGAACAACAAGTTGAATCAAATGAAGAACCAGCACACGAACAAGATTTAAGAGAGTTCTTAAATAACAATAGTGATACTGAATTAGTTTCTTATTATGAAGAAGAAGAGGATGAAAAGAAGCCTCGTAATAAGAAGAAGCAACGTCAAACTGCTCAAGCTAGAGGATTATTACCTGAACTTGCCACAGTTAACCAACCTGACCAAACCCCAATCACACCTCATCTAGAAGCACCAGTTCATTATGATGAGAATGAAGAACTATCAACTGATGATCTAAGTGATGATATTAATCTAGATCAAAATCAAGCAGTTCATCACGATGCAGAAGATGATGTGATTAATATTCCAATTGAAGATATTGAATCTGCTTTATTACCTAAATTTGAAGAGATTCAAAGACATAACCTGGAAGAGATCCAAAAGGTTAAGTTAGAAGCTGCGGAGAACTTTAAAGTGTTACAACGTGCCAACGAAGAGCTAAAATCTAGTAATAACGAATTAAAAACAACAAACCAACAACTAAAGACATCTAATGAAGCGTTAGAAGATTCTAATAAGCGTATTGAAAGTCAATTACAAGCATTATTAGATAGTATTAACGACATTAAATCTAAAAATAACCAACCAAGTCAAGAAGAAGTTGATTCTAGATCTAAATTAGAACAACGTTTAGAAGAATTAGCTTACAAACTAGACCAAACTAAAGAGATTATTGACGAAACTAGTGAAAGCTCAAGAGAAAGTTTCCAACAATCAAAAGATCAGTTAATTGAAAACTTTGAAAAGAAGATCGAACTATTAACTGAAAAGTTAAACCAAACTCAAGAACCATTCAATCAAAGTCAAGAAGCAAAACAACAACAAGATAAAGAATTTGCTCAAAAGATTGAACGAATTATCGAACAAACTAAAGAAGCTAATGATTCATTACAAAACCGCGTAAAAGAATCATCACTTGATATGGAAAGCAAACTTGAAAACAAGTTTGAATCATTTGCTGATAAATTAACTGAGATTACAAGTAAAAAGATCAGTGAAAAGATGACTGAACAACAAGCAAGTAAAAAAGAAGAGATCGACAGCTTGCAAAGTTCATTCCAAAAAGCGTTATCAGAAGTTGTCTCTAAGGTGGAGAACTACGCTAACCAATCACAACTACAATCTCAACATTTAAACCAAACATTGTCTTATCACCAACAACAAATTAATAACTCACTAAGACAATCTGCACAGATGGCACAAATGGCTCAGATGCAACACATGATGCCACAACAGATGTTAATGGGAATGAACAACCCTTATGGCTTTAATCATCACACAATGATGCCTCCTGTTCATCAGTACCAACAACTACCGCCTCCACCACCTGTTCAAGCTCCAGCTCAACAATTATTACCAACAATCAATAATCCGTTACAGCTGCCAAATGAAAACCCAACATTGTTTGAGAAACTAATGTTGGCTAATATGTTTAAACAAACAATTAACCCACCTCAACCTCAACCTCAAGCATTACCACAACCTCATCCTCAACCACAACAATTACCACCACAAATCTTGGCATTACCTCCTACAGTAGTACAACAACCAAACTACTTAGTACCACAACCTCCAAGACAACCTGACTATTACAGTAATCGTTTAAACGAACGAATGATGTTAGATGATGCTTATAATGCTGGTTATGATGAAGCAGTATACGAATTAGAAAACCAATACTATCCTCCAGCTTATGAATACCCAGAATATGAAGAAATTCAACCTTCATTCCGCAGACGCGGTGGTAGAGCAAAATTCGACCCTTACAATAACCGTTAA